In Microtus pennsylvanicus isolate mMicPen1 chromosome 12, mMicPen1.hap1, whole genome shotgun sequence, the following proteins share a genomic window:
- the LOC142832418 gene encoding long-chain-fatty-acid--CoA ligase ACSBG2-like — MSDPKEHGDSERGSIHVAKAILKTKIYNKMKKSQRPQDAEKKAPGSCYWTTELDGEVKLRMSKNVENEPPVTVPDLIMNAATKYSHYLAIGSKYKKSWQLLTYIEYYEACRRAAKAFLKVGLERFHGVGIMGFNSMEWVIASIGAIMAGGISVGILCSNSPKACQVIAEASEMDIILVDNDKQLQKVNQIQGYLKHLKAIIQYREDIQEVQPNLYSWKGFLDLADGISDEKLDQIIDSQKPNQCCALVYNQGTTVGTPKAVMLSHDNITWTTAATVQSLGYKCPPDGQEVLVSYLPLSYARVQILDVWVAISVAGTVYFPSSEAGKGNGPPRAPGTGFLTEMLREVQPTTFCGIPWVWDRMLDNLKTKHLDSTAFRRKIDSWAMRVGLSTHRRRLQRQIHQPLCFGMAKRLTFDPARKFLGLNHCQQFLNLGLGLPRATVDFFLSLNIPIFQLYGFTESSGLHTLSSHQAFRLLSCGKALPNCHTKVEKENREGIGKLCMWGRHIFMGYLKDKANTEKKMDNQGWLHTNDLGFLDVDKFLYVMGNSNDIITLSSGEMVNPSPIEERVKTRIPIVRYVMLVGQDAPYLCALLTLKCQINPETGEARSALTSEAVACCRKLRSRSTWLTDVLENRDPLVTEFINQGIQDVNAEAPSEGAKIIKWVILDSDFSVGGGELGPMSKLNRTTVKKIYQEDIQKFYEIST; from the exons ATGTCTGACCCTAAGGAACATGGTGACTCAGAGCGTGGGAGCATTCATGTAGCAAAAGCCATTCTGAAGACCAAAATCTACAACAAAATGAAGAAGTCACAAAGACCTCAAGATGCAGAGAAAAAGGCCCCAG GTAGCTGCTACTGGACGACAGAGCTTGATGGTGAGGTAAAGCTGCGCATGAGCAAGAATGTGGAGAATGAGCCTCCGGTCACAGTGCCGGACCTAATCATGAACGCTGCCACCAAGTACTCACACTACCTGGCGATAGGCTCCAAGTACAAGAAGAGCTGGCAGCTGCTCACCTACATCGAATACTACGAGGCCTGCCGACGCGCAGCCAAGGCCTTCCTCAAG GTGGGCCTGGAACGCTTCCATGGCGTGGGCATAATGGGCTTCAATTCCATGGAGTGGGTGATTGCCAGCATTGGAGCCATCATGGCAGG CGGCATCTCTGTGGGTATCCTGTGCAGCAACTCACCCAAAGCGTGCCAGGTCATTGCCGAAGCCTCCGAGATGGACATCATCTTGGTGGACAATGACAAACAGCTCCAGAAAGTCAACCAG ATCCAGGGCTACCTGAAGCATCTCAAGGCCATCATACAATACAGAGAAGACATCCAGGAAGTACAGCCCAATCTATACTCG TGGAAAGGCTTCCTGGACCTCGCAGATGGCATCTCGGATGAAAAACTGGACCAAATCATCGACTCACAGAAGCCTAACCAGTGCTGTGCTTTGGTGTACAACCAGGGCACCACCGTAGGGACCCCAAAGGCCGTGATGCTCAGCCACGACAAC ATCACATGGACCACAGCAGCCACCGTTCAGAGCCTGGGGTACAAGTGTCCGCCTGATGGTCAGGAGGTCCTTGTGAGCTACCTGCCGCTCAGCTACGCTAGGGTCCAGATCTTGGATGTGTGGGTGGCCATCTCCGTGGCTGGAACAGTCTACTTCCCCTCATCGGAGGCAGGGAAGGGGAATGGACCACCACGAGCCCCTGGCACG GGCTTCCTGACAGAGATGCTCCGCGAAGTCCAGCCCACCACGTTCTGCGGCATCCCGTGGGTGTGGGACCGTATGCTGGACAACCTGAAGACCAAACACCTGGACTCCACCGCCTTCCGCAGGAAGATCGACAGCTGGGCCATGCGTGTGGGACTCAGCACCCACAGGAGGCGGCTGCAGAG GCAGATCCACCAGCCACTGTGCTTCGGCATGGCCAAGAGGCTGACCTTCGACCCTGCCAGGAAGTTCCTGGGTCTCAACCATTGCCAGCAGTTCCTGAACCTGGGTCTGGGGCTGCCGAGGGCCACGGTGGACTTCTTCCTCAGCCTGAACATCCCCATCTTTCAGCTGTACGGCTTCACCGAGAGCAGTGGACTGCACACTCTGTCCAGCCACCAGGCTTTCCGACTCCTGAG CTGTGGGAAGGCACTGCCCAACTGTCACACaaaggtggaaaaagagaaccgcGAAGGCATCGGAAAGTTGTGTATGTGGGGCCGCCACATCTTCATGGGGTACCTCAAAGACAAGGCAAACACGGAGAAGAAGATGGACAACCAGGGCTGGCTACACACGAACGACCTGGGCTTCTTGGATGTTGACAAGTTCCTCTATGTCATGGGGAACAGCAACG ATATAATCACGCTGAGTTCGGGCGAAATGGTCAACCCGAGTCCCATTGAGGAGCGAGTGAAGACGCGCATCCCCATTGTGCGCTACGTGATGCTGGTGGGCCAGGATGCCCCATACCTGTGCGCCCTCCTCACGTTAAAG TGTCAGATCAATCCGGAGACTGGAGAGGCTCGGAGCGCCCTGACCAGCGAGGCCGTGGCCTGCTGCCGGAAGCTGCGGAGCCGGTCCACCTGGTTGACAGATGTCCTAGAAAACCGTGACCCCTTGGTCACAGAGTTCATCAACCAGGGCATCCAGGATGTGAATGCGGAGGCACCCTCGGAGGGCGCCAAGATCATCAAGTGGGTCATTCTAGACAGCGATTTCTCTGTTGGCGGTGGGGAGCTTG GGCCCATGTCCAAACTGAACAGGACCACTGTGAAGAAGATATACCAGGAGGACATCCAGAAGTTCTACGAGATAAGCACCTAG